Below is a window of Blastopirellula marina DNA.
CACTAATGCCTCAATACGGGCGGAGGTTGGCTCAACCAGGGTACGGCAGGCACTTTCGACCGCATCGCAAATCATCAACACGGCCGCTTCCTTGGTTTGTGGTTTTGGCCCAGGATAGCGATAGATCGCTTCGTCGACCTCGCGTTCGTCTGGATTCGCTTCGACCTTAGCACTGGCCACACGGTAGAAGTATTCCACCAGCGTCGTCCCGTGATGCTGCTCGATGAAATCAATGATCGCCCGCGGCAATCGGTTTTGACGTGCCAAATCGGCGCCATCTTTCACGTGGGCAATGATCACCAGCGTGCTGATTGCCGGATTTAAACCGTCGTGCCGGTTGTCGGAAGCGTTCTGATTCTCCACGAAGTACTCTGGCTTGAGCATCTTGCCGATGTCGTGGAAATAAGCCCCCACGCGGACGAGCAATCCATTGGCGCGAATCGAATCCGCAGCCGACTCTGCGATTGAGGCAACGGTGATCGAATGGTTATAGGTACCAGGGGCGCGCTGAGCGAGTTTCTGTAGCAGCGGATGGGCGGCATCGCCGAGCTCGAGCAAGCTGATATCGGTTAGAATTCCATACGCTTTCTCGACGAATGGCAATAGAACAGTCATCAGGATTCCAGCGGCCACGGCGTAAGCACCTTGCCAGGCGGCTGACTCAAGCAGTGTGAGCGTCGCTGGTTGGCCGGCGACGATACTTACCCCGTAATTTGTTGCGAACGCCACCACACCAGCCCAAAGGCCAACGAATAGCAACTTATTTCGGCTGCGGATTCTAGTCATCGAAAGGGTCGCGGCACTGCAGGTGGCGGCAACCGTGACAAAGCTAACCAGGCTGGAACCGCTCGTGAGCACGATTGCCAAGCTCACGCAGGCCGTCACCAAGAGGGCGAACTCTTGTTGGTAGACAATCGAGACTGTCATCGCCAAGATCATGACGACCATCACTTCCGCTTGCCAGCGATCGTCAAACCAGTATCCAAAGGCGATCGTCATGCAGGTCGGAACCAGAAAGAGTAAATACTCGTTGAGGTCCCTCAAGATTCGCGGACATTTGACGACCAGGTAAATCGCACATAACGCTCCCAGGGCGTAATACATTCCGAGGATCGCTAGCGAGTAAATCGTTTTGGAAAAGAAGCTCCGCTGATCGCAGTAGGCCTGATGTTCGCGACGGAGTAAGGCCAGTTCCTGCCCGTTTAACGGTGCCCCAGCCGGAACCACGGCATCTTTGGTGGAGTAGATGTGTTGCACCTTCTCAACAGCCGCAACTGCTTTTTCACGTTCGACTGTCGTCGCAGCGCGATCGAAAGTAAGCGTTCCAGGCAGGTTCTTCTCGACCCAGAAGTCGACAGCTTCGACTAGGAAGGTGATGTCTTCGCCTTTGGCAAGCTTTTCCAGTTCGTTCTTCAGTGGGCGGCGAAGTTTCTCAAGGACTTGAGCTCGAAGAACATCGTTCAGCGAGATGATCTGCTGATTCGTATTGGGACCGACCGTGATCACGATGATACTGGCAGCTTGTCCTTCTTTTTGTTCGACTTGATCTGGGGACATAATCCCTCGCGATGCGAACGGGCGTAATGCTTCTTCAACGCTTTGTTGAAATGCGTTGAGCATGCCTTCGCGCTGAAAGAGTTCTTTCAAGCGAGTGAACTGTTGTTGGCGTTCCATCGGATCGGCCGGAGCCACGTTCTCATCCGCAATGGGAAAGAACTCGTTCCACAGACGTTCTACCTCAGCGTCAAACTGTTTCGCTTGGGTCAGCTGGTTGATGATCGTTTGCAACCGCGTTCGCATTTGTTCTAAGCGAGTCGGATCGTTCACGTAAACCGACATCGCTGCGTTTTCGGCGTCACGTTGGGCCTTAGCAGTGGCGAGATCGTCGTCGACTGAAAATTGAACACGTGGATGGATCTCGGCCGGCGGAACGTAGCCTTGCCGATATTGCATCGGCGGATTCCACGCGCCAGTGACGAGCCACAAAGCGACTGCCGCAAAGAGGGCGCAAGCCAGATAAAGAAGTTTATCGGGATGCGATAACTCAGATACGAATCGTCGGAAGGTTCCGGGAGGAAGTTCTAACGATTGAACTCGCTTACCGCGTTTTCTTGGTTTACCGGGAGGGGCCATGGCTTACAGGGGGGCTTCCGAACTGGACTCGTTGTCTGAGCCTGATTCGTAGGCGTCCACAATCTTTTGGACCAGCGGGTGACGCTGGATATCCGCGTTGGTTAACTCGACTCGGCAAATACCATCAATGTTTCGTAGGCGGTATAACGCATCGGCCAAACCGCTTTTCACTCGGGGCGGAAGATCGTTCTGGGTGATGTCACCACTAATGACCATCCGCGAATCCTTGCCCATGCGTGTCAGGAACATCTTCATCTGGGCAGTGGTCGTGTTCTGAGCTTCGTCCAAAATGATGAAAGCATTCTTTAACGTACGACCGCGCATGAAAGCCAACGGAACCACCTCAATCACATCGGTGGCCATATACTGCGTGATGAGATTCGGCTCCATCA
It encodes the following:
- a CDS encoding HD family phosphohydrolase codes for the protein MQYRQGYVPPAEIHPRVQFSVDDDLATAKAQRDAENAAMSVYVNDPTRLEQMRTRLQTIINQLTQAKQFDAEVERLWNEFFPIADENVAPADPMERQQQFTRLKELFQREGMLNAFQQSVEEALRPFASRGIMSPDQVEQKEGQAASIIVITVGPNTNQQIISLNDVLRAQVLEKLRRPLKNELEKLAKGEDITFLVEAVDFWVEKNLPGTLTFDRAATTVEREKAVAAVEKVQHIYSTKDAVVPAGAPLNGQELALLRREHQAYCDQRSFFSKTIYSLAILGMYYALGALCAIYLVVKCPRILRDLNEYLLFLVPTCMTIAFGYWFDDRWQAEVMVVMILAMTVSIVYQQEFALLVTACVSLAIVLTSGSSLVSFVTVAATCSAATLSMTRIRSRNKLLFVGLWAGVVAFATNYGVSIVAGQPATLTLLESAAWQGAYAVAAGILMTVLLPFVEKAYGILTDISLLELGDAAHPLLQKLAQRAPGTYNHSITVASIAESAADSIRANGLLVRVGAYFHDIGKMLKPEYFVENQNASDNRHDGLNPAISTLVIIAHVKDGADLARQNRLPRAIIDFIEQHHGTTLVEYFYRVASAKVEANPDEREVDEAIYRYPGPKPQTKEAAVLMICDAVESACRTLVEPTSARIEALVEELSMKRLLDGQFDECGLTLQELRQIQTSVTKSLTAVYHGRVKYPSSQPA